A genomic stretch from Arachis stenosperma cultivar V10309 chromosome 3, arast.V10309.gnm1.PFL2, whole genome shotgun sequence includes:
- the LOC130965669 gene encoding protein SHI RELATED SEQUENCE 3 has product MEGQEALKGTSSFSSKCSDCGNQAKKDCSYTRCRTCCKNKGFHCPTHVRSTWIPVDRRRHKSSSSSSLVLMDHHHSSLTTNLHFLHHQHIPKRHKHIPYSSSEEFPASMSSVAIFRCVRVRSMDESVNEIAYQTSVNIGGHVFSGLLYDQGPHQPPPSTSIHPHLHSNTNNLNLMMMSNSSNNVPTIIDAPPLPHDQPFLSSNSSTSFVRPPAMPYYFSHPPKP; this is encoded by the exons ATGGAAGGGCAAGAAGCATTGAAGGGTACTAGTAGTTTTTCTTCAAAGTGTTCAGACTGTGGGAACCAAGCAAAGAAAGATTGCTCATACACAAGGTGCAGAACTTGCTGCAAGAACAAAGGATTTCACTGCCCAACCCATGTTAGAAGCACTTGGATCCCTGTCGATAGAAGACGCCATAAatcatcctcatcatcatcactaGTACTCATGGATCATCATCACTCTTCTCTCACTACAAATCTACACTTCCTTCATCATCAACATATCCCTAAAAGGCACAAGCACATCCCATATTCATCATCAG AGGAGTTTCCAGCAAGTATGAGTTCGGTGGCAATATTCAGGTGCGTTAGGGTGCGTTCCATGGATGAAAGTGTTAATGAAATTGCGTACCAAACATCTGTCAACATTGGAGGACATGTTTTCAGTGGTCTTCTTTATGATCAAGGCCCTCATCAACCACCACCATCAACCTCCATACACCCTCACCTACACAGTAATACTAATAATCTCAATCTTATGATGATGAGTAATAGTAGTAATAATGTTCCAACCATTATTGATGCTCCTCCTCTTCCTCATGATCAACCTTTTCTATCATctaattcttctacttcttttgTTAGGCCTCCTGCTATGCCATATTATTTTTCACACCCTCCTAAAccttga